One genomic region from Clarias gariepinus isolate MV-2021 ecotype Netherlands chromosome 22, CGAR_prim_01v2, whole genome shotgun sequence encodes:
- the nemp1 gene encoding nuclear envelope integral membrane protein 1 → MAGCMKMKEEFDVASVRSRNVAFILLFFLQLFELASGAPNIINIENGKEVKTEDSGHFCYINPTPAPGWRETWTRIQVRVWSSKELKVTVVKDEEELEELEQFSFWSMMQHWLHEQTNETSLSVNLFTQKTCFRVDPSDTSVVYRVKPSRKFDFFLFAVFLAGVLLFFFADLLSRSQVFYYSAGMSTGLIASLVILVFILGRFLPKRSPFYVLMVGGWSFSLYVIQLVFKNLQLILKEHWRLVMGYTAVVGFISFAVCYRHGPLVEERSINILSWTLQIFGMLLVYAGIQVQQVALAIMVAAFCAKNLEYPVTMAFSLYEKLKPKLRWKPEPRRLLTEEEYQKQAEVETQKALEELRKQCSSPDFSTWKTVSRLQSPKRFADFIEGSPHLMPNEVSVHAQEYGESLLEDDLFSTDEEDEEELLETDDDDDKKKPNTSSLWRNAERKN, encoded by the exons ATGGCGGGATGCATGAAAATGAAGGAAGAGTTTGATGTCGCGAGCGTTAGGAGCAGAAACGTCGCGTTTATTCTTCTGTTTTTCCTTCAGCTGTTTGAGCTCGCATCCG GTGCTCCCAACATTATCAATATTGAAAATGGAAAAGAAGTGAAGACTGAGGATTCAGGACACTTCTGCTACATCAACCCAACTCCTGCACCTGGATGGAGGGAGACCTGGACGAGGATCCAG GTAAGAGTCTGGAGCTCCAAGGAGCTGAAGGTGACGGTTGTAAAGGATGAAGAGGAGCTGGAGGAGCTTGAGCAGTTTAGTTTCTGGTCCATGATGCAGCACTGGCTTCATGAGCAGACCAACGAGACCAGCCTGAGCGTCAACCTTTTCACCCAGAAGACCTGTTTCCGTGTGGATCCTTCAGATACCTCAGTGGTCTACAGAGTAAAACCCAGCAGGA AATTTGACTTCTTTCTGTTTGCGGTGTTTCTGGCTGGAGTCCTGCTGTTCTTCTTTGCAGATCTGCTCAGCAG GAGTCAGGTGTTCTACTACTCAGCAGGAATGAGTACAGGCCTGATCGCCTCCCTCGTCATCCTCGTCTTCATTCTAGGGCGTTTTTTACCAAAG AGAAGTCCATTCTATGTGCTGATGGTGGGAGGCTGGTCCTTCTCTTTGTACGTAATTCAGCTTGTGTTTAAGAACCTGCAGCTCATCCTCAAGGAGCACTGGCGTCTGGTGATGG GCTACACTGCAGTCGTGGGGTTTATCAGCTTCGCAGTGTGTTACCGTCACGGCCCGCTGGTGGAGGAGCGCAGCATTAACATCTTGTCGTGGACGCTCCAGATTTTCGGCATGCTGCTCGTATATGCCGGCATACAGGTCCAGCAGGTGGCGCTAGCAATCATGGTGGCCGCTTTCTGCGCCAAAAACCTGGAGTACCCAGTGACCATGGCATTTAGTCTGTATGA GAAGCTGAAGCCGAAGCTGCGCTGGAAACCGGAGCCTCGGCGATTGCTAACGGAGGAGGAGTACCAAAAACAGGCTGAGGTGGAGACTCAGAAAGCTCTGGAGGAGCTGAGGAAGCAGTGCAGCAGCCCCGACTTCAGCACCTGGAAAACTGTGTCCAGACTGCAGTCTCCCAAAAG GTTCGCCGATTTCATCGAGGGTTCTCCACATCTAATGCCCAACGAAGTCTCAGTCCACGCTCAGGAATACGGCGAATCGCTGCTCGAAGACGATCTTTTCTCCACAGACGAGGAAGACGAGGAGGAACTATTGGAGACGGATGACGACGACGACAAGAAGAAACCTAACACGTCTTCACTGTGGCGGAACGCAGAGAGAAAGAATTGA